From a single Candidatus Eisenbacteria bacterium genomic region:
- a CDS encoding MTH1187 family thiamine-binding protein, producing MLAEFTVSPLGKPGSLAEDVAAVLDEIDRSGLDYRLTAMGTIVEGEPEEIFDLIRRCHMIMRDRTDRVSTHVKIDDRVGVSGRLSGKIESVERSLGRKLKK from the coding sequence ATGCTCGCCGAGTTCACCGTCTCCCCTCTCGGGAAGCCGGGCTCTCTCGCGGAAGACGTGGCGGCGGTGCTGGACGAAATCGACCGGAGCGGTCTCGACTATCGCCTCACCGCCATGGGGACCATCGTCGAGGGAGAGCCGGAAGAGATCTTCGACCTGATCCGCCGCTGCCACATGATCATGCGGGACCGGACGGATCGGGTCTCCACCCACGTCAAGATCGACGATCGGGTCGGCGTCTCCGGCCGCCTCTCCGGAAAGATCGAATCGGTGGAGAGAAGTCTCGGAAGAAAGCTCAAGAAGTAA
- a CDS encoding BMC domain-containing protein encodes MMIDLRTYVFLDSLQPQLAAFTGCTGRGFPPVRDDASLWIEVAPGMPVHTLTDVCLKATGVQPAVQVVERAFGLLEVHHRDQGEVRQAGRAALGFLGVDEQQRLKPRVVSHQIIRAVEPMHAQCVNRSRYGSLLIPGESLFIMETDPAGYIVLAANEAEKAARVTLVQVQPFGAFGRLQMSGDEADVDAAAEAAIRAVEGISGRAKEK; translated from the coding sequence ATCATGATCGACCTCAGAACATACGTCTTTCTCGACAGCCTGCAGCCGCAGCTCGCGGCCTTCACCGGATGCACCGGGCGGGGTTTCCCCCCCGTCCGCGACGACGCCAGCCTCTGGATCGAGGTGGCGCCGGGCATGCCGGTCCACACACTGACCGACGTCTGCCTCAAGGCGACCGGAGTCCAACCCGCCGTTCAGGTGGTGGAGCGAGCCTTCGGGCTTCTGGAGGTCCATCACCGCGACCAGGGGGAGGTGCGGCAGGCGGGACGGGCCGCCCTCGGTTTCCTCGGCGTCGACGAGCAGCAGCGTCTGAAGCCGCGGGTGGTGTCCCACCAGATCATCCGCGCGGTGGAGCCGATGCACGCCCAGTGCGTGAACCGGTCCCGCTACGGTTCGCTTCTCATCCCGGGAGAGTCGCTCTTCATCATGGAGACCGATCCGGCCGGTTACATCGTCCTCGCCGCCAACGAGGCGGAGAAGGCGGCCCGGGTCACGTTGGTGCAGGTGCAGCCCTTCGGCGCCTTCGGGCGCCTGCAGATGAGCGGCGACGAAGCGGACGTGGACGCCGCCGCCGAAGCGGCGATCCGCGCCGTGGAGGGGATCTCCGGACGGGCGAAGGAGAAGTAG